A window of the Desulfobacula toluolica Tol2 genome harbors these coding sequences:
- a CDS encoding formate dehydrogenase H subunit alpha, selenocysteine-containing yields MDYRNTLTTCTYCGCGCNFFLESLDGKLTGTTPCKTSPVNEGKLCIKGWNVHQFVQSDKRLKQPLLRKDGELTEVTWSEALEFTVSKLKEIKQANGSDSIGFLASAKVTNEENYLMQKFARAAIGTNNIDHCARLUHSSTVAGLAASFGSGAMTNAVSELEISDTIFIIGSNTATSHPLVATRIFRAIENGAKVIVADPRKNQIADFAHLYVRHNPGTDVALLNAMMKAILDKGLEDKDFIAENTEEFEGFKQLIDTVSLEESSNICGVSVEDIKALAEAYAKADKASIVYCMGITQHTTGVDNVKSLANLSMLTGNIGKLGTGVNPLRGQNNVQGACDMGGLPNVYTGYQPVTLGDANKKFSQAWGVDFLPSNIGLTIPEMLAGIENDEVKALWVMGENPVVSDPDANHVVKALEKVELLIVQDIFLTPTAKLADVVLPGVSFAEKDGTFVNTERRVTRVRKAVDPVGESRQDWEIIQEISNRFGFEMAYESPEDIFNEIASLTPSYAGITYERLEGPGLQWPCPSKDHPGTPFLHKDGKFTRGKGLFHAISYIPPNEVANDEYPFLMTTGRVYAHYHTGTMTRNSESLDFEAREGFLEINPVDAQTLDICDGQKIKMASRRGEIETKIMVTERVSPGLVFMPFHFEEANVNKLTNPAYDPIAKIPEFKVCAVKLEKA; encoded by the coding sequence ATGGATTACAGGAATACGCTTACAACCTGCACCTATTGCGGGTGTGGATGCAACTTTTTTCTTGAGTCCCTTGATGGCAAACTCACCGGTACAACCCCCTGCAAGACCAGCCCGGTCAATGAAGGCAAACTTTGCATCAAGGGATGGAATGTCCATCAGTTTGTTCAATCCGACAAAAGATTAAAACAGCCATTGCTAAGAAAAGACGGGGAGCTGACCGAGGTTACCTGGAGTGAAGCTCTTGAGTTTACCGTATCAAAACTAAAGGAGATAAAACAAGCCAATGGGTCTGATTCCATCGGTTTTCTGGCATCAGCCAAAGTGACCAATGAAGAAAATTATCTCATGCAGAAGTTTGCAAGGGCAGCCATTGGTACAAACAATATTGATCATTGCGCCCGGCTGTGACATTCTTCCACAGTGGCAGGTCTTGCCGCATCTTTTGGCAGTGGAGCAATGACAAATGCAGTATCTGAATTAGAAATATCAGACACCATATTTATAATCGGGTCAAATACAGCAACCTCGCATCCTTTAGTTGCCACTCGTATTTTCAGGGCAATTGAAAACGGTGCAAAAGTTATTGTTGCAGATCCCAGAAAAAATCAGATTGCCGATTTTGCCCATCTGTATGTCCGGCATAATCCCGGAACAGATGTTGCCTTGTTAAACGCGATGATGAAAGCGATTTTGGACAAAGGACTTGAGGATAAAGACTTTATTGCTGAAAACACAGAAGAATTTGAAGGGTTTAAACAGCTTATTGATACTGTCAGTCTTGAAGAATCGTCAAACATTTGCGGTGTGTCTGTAGAAGATATCAAGGCTCTTGCCGAGGCTTATGCTAAAGCTGATAAAGCCTCCATTGTCTATTGCATGGGCATTACTCAGCATACGACCGGGGTTGATAATGTAAAGTCCCTGGCCAATCTGTCCATGTTGACTGGAAATATCGGAAAACTTGGAACAGGGGTCAATCCCCTTCGCGGTCAGAATAATGTTCAGGGTGCCTGTGATATGGGTGGTTTGCCCAATGTATATACCGGGTATCAGCCGGTTACCCTGGGGGATGCCAACAAAAAATTCTCCCAGGCCTGGGGTGTGGATTTTTTGCCGTCCAACATTGGTTTGACAATTCCGGAGATGCTTGCCGGTATTGAAAATGACGAAGTTAAAGCTTTGTGGGTCATGGGTGAAAACCCGGTTGTTTCCGATCCTGATGCCAATCATGTTGTCAAAGCCCTGGAAAAGGTTGAACTTCTCATTGTCCAGGATATTTTTCTTACCCCCACGGCAAAATTGGCAGACGTAGTGTTGCCAGGAGTGTCATTTGCAGAAAAGGACGGAACCTTTGTCAATACGGAAAGGCGTGTTACACGGGTTAGAAAAGCTGTTGATCCTGTGGGTGAGTCAAGACAGGATTGGGAGATCATCCAGGAAATTTCCAACCGGTTCGGGTTTGAAATGGCTTATGAGTCTCCTGAAGATATCTTCAATGAAATTGCAAGCCTTACGCCGTCATATGCCGGCATTACCTATGAGCGGCTTGAAGGGCCGGGGCTTCAGTGGCCTTGCCCCAGCAAAGATCATCCTGGAACACCGTTTTTGCACAAAGATGGAAAATTTACCCGGGGAAAAGGTCTTTTTCATGCCATTTCTTATATCCCGCCCAATGAAGTTGCCAATGATGAGTATCCATTCTTGATGACTACGGGCCGGGTTTATGCACATTACCACACCGGCACCATGACCAGAAATTCCGAGTCCCTTGATTTTGAAGCGCGGGAAGGATTTCTTGAGATCAATCCTGTTGACGCTCAAACGCTTGACATCTGCGATGGCCAGAAAATCAAAATGGCCTCCAGAAGAGGAGAGATTGAAACAAAGATCATGGTTACAGAGCGGGTTTCACCGGGACTTGTATTCATGCCGTTCCATTTTGAAGAGGCCAATGTCAATAAACTGACCAACCCGGCCTATGATCCAATTGCCAAGATACCGGAATTCAAGGTGTGTGCTGTAAAACTTGAAAAAGCCTAA
- a CDS encoding NERD domain-containing protein: MRMLPCQPYDTNSTAEIRVFEKFSQAPCLDPESVCFHSLNLPHHIKQRFGEADFVLLSAHGLFVFEVKGGSVSRDMEGLWHFTDKKGKDHVKRRSPFEQAQEALHSIKNDLKKQFGQDLIDRMCIGYGVIFPDCNLEVDTLEWDKTTLLNAKNFDFFDAWLNAFVHYWKSKDMRKTAAMLCDQDIDQIKTYLRPAFETLPALCAQLDTIHDRICKLTKDQFCLLDVAQANKKIVCAGGAGTGKTFMAAELCRRFAQSCKNVLFVCKSLWLERYLHARLRQQNVTISTIDQLELKAKQSCIQYFDVLIVDEGQDLFNFKDLAKIESFLKGGFINGRWAVFHDTNHQSGVFGCYEKAALDYLLSMNPVCIPLKKNCRNTTPILKKIQSLTQYDTGTDGTGFGPDVVIHRCDTRPEILLAKELNRLVTMEGVPLGDITILSPFSFKDSCAARLNRSSRSKIQVLDENLIQNFYSNSKISYARIQDFKGLENRCIILIDLDHHYQDKKQLPLLYVGMSRATASLSLILSDRDHE, translated from the coding sequence ATGAGAATGTTACCTTGTCAACCCTATGACACAAACAGCACAGCTGAGATCAGGGTATTTGAAAAATTTTCTCAAGCTCCTTGCCTGGACCCTGAATCCGTTTGTTTTCATTCCTTAAACTTGCCCCACCATATCAAACAGCGGTTCGGCGAAGCTGATTTTGTACTTTTAAGCGCACATGGCCTTTTTGTTTTTGAGGTAAAAGGCGGATCAGTATCAAGGGATATGGAGGGACTATGGCATTTTACAGACAAAAAAGGGAAAGACCATGTAAAAAGACGAAGTCCTTTTGAACAGGCCCAAGAAGCCCTGCACTCCATTAAAAATGATCTGAAAAAGCAGTTTGGTCAAGACTTGATCGACCGCATGTGCATAGGATACGGAGTTATTTTCCCTGATTGCAATTTAGAAGTTGATACCCTTGAATGGGATAAAACAACCCTGTTGAATGCAAAAAATTTTGATTTTTTTGATGCCTGGCTGAATGCTTTTGTTCACTACTGGAAGTCCAAAGACATGCGCAAAACCGCTGCAATGCTTTGTGATCAGGATATTGATCAAATAAAAACCTATCTTCGTCCTGCATTTGAAACACTTCCGGCTCTTTGCGCTCAGTTAGACACTATCCATGACCGGATTTGCAAACTGACCAAAGATCAATTTTGTTTACTGGATGTTGCACAGGCAAACAAAAAGATTGTCTGCGCCGGTGGGGCTGGGACCGGAAAAACCTTTATGGCAGCGGAACTTTGCCGAAGGTTTGCTCAATCCTGTAAAAATGTCCTGTTTGTGTGCAAATCTTTGTGGCTTGAACGATATCTTCATGCCCGGCTTAGACAACAGAATGTAACTATTTCAACCATTGATCAACTGGAACTCAAAGCCAAACAAAGCTGCATTCAATATTTTGATGTGCTGATCGTGGATGAAGGCCAGGATCTTTTTAATTTTAAAGATCTTGCAAAAATAGAATCTTTTTTAAAAGGGGGTTTTATAAACGGTCGCTGGGCTGTTTTTCATGATACAAACCATCAATCCGGCGTTTTTGGCTGCTACGAAAAAGCCGCTCTGGACTACCTGTTGAGTATGAACCCTGTCTGCATTCCACTCAAAAAAAATTGCAGGAACACAACACCGATTTTAAAAAAAATCCAGAGCCTCACTCAATATGATACGGGTACGGATGGAACAGGGTTTGGGCCGGATGTTGTTATCCATCGTTGCGATACCCGACCTGAGATCTTACTTGCCAAAGAGTTGAATCGCCTGGTTACTATGGAAGGCGTTCCGCTTGGAGACATAACCATTTTATCCCCTTTTTCGTTTAAGGATTCTTGTGCAGCCCGGCTGAATCGTTCATCCCGCAGTAAAATCCAAGTGCTGGATGAAAATTTAATTCAAAATTTTTATTCAAACAGTAAAATTTCCTATGCCCGTATACAAGACTTCAAGGGACTTGAAAACAGATGCATCATCCTGATTGATCTTGATCATCATTATCAGGACAAAAAACAATTACCGCTTTTATATGTCGGGATGAGCAGAGCGACAGCAAGCCTTTCCCTGATTTTATCAGATCGGGATCACGAATAA
- a CDS encoding AAA family ATPase, which translates to MKNNFRLPTYEELSKEQDRVLRKTQLKDRSLVYGAPGTGKTVIFLILADKLKRNKKECLCLLYNKILEKMSLSLANDISIKTWHSWFWHFFKLQFKMLPPEIKSFEYDWDMIMEILDRIDLKTDHNTFILIDEGQDMPPGFYEFMDETFQKVIVSADENQQIVEMNSSIKQIRERLDVEKDQCFLLTKNYRNTRQIAELAEHFYCATTADPPKLPEKNGEIPLLLEYNNLNAMISHIARRHKTYPGHLIGIITPNNKVRQYYFRQLEILGIHCLYTYANHLGSKNKPIEFDHGGIVVINSKSAKGLEFDDVFIVDLHNFPLAAPGDERFRKEMYVLISRARKGLFFLMDANTNDYKRKKIMNEFPDDKKVLKTWQQKEC; encoded by the coding sequence ATGAAAAACAACTTCAGGCTTCCCACATACGAAGAATTGAGCAAAGAGCAGGACCGGGTGTTGAGAAAAACTCAATTAAAAGACAGATCCCTTGTCTATGGGGCACCCGGAACGGGTAAAACCGTCATATTTCTTATTCTGGCGGACAAATTAAAACGAAACAAAAAAGAGTGTTTATGTCTTTTGTACAATAAAATTCTGGAAAAAATGTCTTTGAGCCTGGCCAATGATATTTCCATAAAAACCTGGCACAGCTGGTTCTGGCATTTTTTCAAACTTCAGTTTAAAATGCTGCCGCCTGAGATTAAAAGCTTTGAATATGACTGGGATATGATCATGGAAATCTTGGATCGAATAGACCTTAAAACCGATCATAATACCTTTATTTTAATTGACGAGGGACAGGATATGCCTCCCGGCTTTTATGAATTCATGGATGAAACCTTTCAAAAAGTAATTGTATCGGCAGATGAAAACCAGCAGATTGTTGAGATGAATTCATCCATCAAACAAATCAGAGAACGGCTTGATGTTGAGAAAGATCAATGTTTTTTACTGACTAAAAATTATCGAAACACCCGTCAAATAGCTGAGTTGGCAGAACACTTTTATTGCGCTACAACAGCCGATCCACCGAAGTTGCCGGAGAAAAATGGCGAGATCCCATTATTGCTTGAATATAATAACTTAAATGCCATGATCAGCCATATCGCCCGTCGGCACAAAACCTATCCCGGTCATTTGATCGGAATTATAACGCCGAACAACAAGGTCAGGCAGTATTATTTCAGGCAACTGGAAATACTGGGCATCCATTGTCTGTACACATATGCAAACCATCTGGGGAGTAAAAACAAGCCCATTGAATTTGACCATGGAGGTATTGTTGTTATCAATTCAAAAAGTGCCAAAGGCCTGGAGTTTGATGATGTCTTTATCGTTGATTTACATAATTTTCCCCTTGCAGCTCCAGGAGATGAACGATTTAGAAAAGAGATGTATGTTTTGATTTCAAGGGCGAGAAAAGGACTTTTTTTTCTGATGGATGCCAATACAAATGACTATAAAAGAAAAAAAATCATGAATGAATTCCCGGATGACAAAAAAGTTTTAAAGACATGGCAGCAAAAGGAGTGTTAA